One genomic segment of Fervidobacterium pennivorans includes these proteins:
- a CDS encoding glycogen/starch/alpha-glucan phosphorylase: protein MPRTAKSKHINGKFLEIPKQFEYHLNHTLAEHKEHSTLLQKFLAISYSIRDLVAEKWLNTEEVILNRKDLRIVNYLSMEFLIGRLLYNNILNLQVEDEVKELLASYGLSLDEIAMLEEDAALGNGGLGRLAACFLDSLATLGYLSFGYTIRYQYGLFKQEIENGFQKELPDDWQKNGYPWEFPKPEEAVTVKFFGRSESYIDEKGHLKFRWVDTYDVLVVPYDIYITGYNSDIVSVLRLWQPRAINEFNFAEFEKGNYEKALYEKNLAETLSKVLYPNDAFFQGRELRLKQEYFFVSAAIQDIIRRHKRRFGNDLSNLSQSEVIQLNDTHPTLAIPELMRILLDEEGYSWEEAWEIVKNTIAYTNHTVMPEALEKWEAPLLQNMLPRHYQIIEEINARFLKDVSEKFNGDLQKIINMSVFEEGNIKKVRMANLCSIASFSINGVSELHTEILKRTVLKDFYEMYPEKFNNKTNGVTQRRWLLECNPPLAKLITESIGDKWIVDLYELRKLEAFLDDSEFLEKLDQAKMWNKERLAKYVQDKLSVTLDPASLFDIQVKRIHEYKRQLLNILHIIHLYNEIKEGKHLKVPRTFIFAGKAAPGYRMAKLIIKLINSVADVVNNDPVVSKQLKVVFIPNYNVSAAQIIIPAANVSEQISTAGFEASGTGNMKFMLNGALTVGTLDGANVEMLEEVGAENIFIFGLKAEEIEEARRKGIYNPFGIYLENEKIRRVLDMIRNGYFNKDNPELFVDIYENLLYGKFAPMPDQYFVLADFEAYEQTHKKVEELFLNKAEWNKKSLLNIARSGKFSSDRTIEEYVRDIWKTKKV, encoded by the coding sequence GTGCCAAGAACAGCGAAGTCTAAACATATAAATGGCAAGTTCTTAGAAATTCCCAAACAGTTTGAATACCATCTCAACCATACACTTGCAGAACACAAAGAACATTCCACACTTCTTCAAAAATTCTTAGCCATATCCTATTCTATTAGGGATTTAGTAGCGGAAAAGTGGTTGAATACTGAAGAAGTAATACTAAACAGAAAAGACCTGCGAATTGTAAATTACCTTTCGATGGAGTTCCTCATTGGAAGGCTTTTGTACAACAACATACTCAACTTACAAGTTGAAGATGAGGTAAAAGAATTGCTTGCTTCATATGGTCTTTCGCTTGACGAAATTGCCATGCTCGAAGAAGACGCAGCTCTTGGTAACGGAGGACTTGGTAGACTTGCAGCGTGTTTTCTCGATTCGTTAGCAACACTTGGTTATCTTTCTTTTGGTTACACAATAAGGTATCAGTACGGATTATTCAAACAAGAAATCGAAAACGGATTCCAAAAAGAATTACCAGATGACTGGCAAAAGAACGGTTATCCTTGGGAATTTCCTAAACCAGAAGAAGCGGTGACCGTAAAATTCTTCGGAAGAAGCGAAAGCTACATAGATGAGAAAGGACATCTGAAATTCAGATGGGTCGACACATACGATGTTTTAGTTGTTCCTTACGATATATATATAACAGGCTACAACAGTGATATCGTTTCTGTACTCAGGCTGTGGCAACCAAGAGCTATAAATGAATTTAATTTCGCAGAATTTGAAAAGGGTAACTACGAAAAAGCCTTGTATGAGAAAAATCTTGCTGAAACGTTATCAAAAGTATTGTACCCAAATGATGCATTCTTCCAAGGTAGGGAGCTAAGATTAAAACAAGAATATTTCTTTGTAAGCGCAGCCATACAAGACATCATTAGAAGACATAAACGAAGGTTTGGTAACGATTTGAGCAACCTTTCACAGTCAGAGGTTATCCAACTCAACGACACGCACCCGACATTAGCTATTCCAGAATTGATGCGTATACTCCTTGATGAAGAAGGATACAGCTGGGAAGAAGCTTGGGAAATAGTCAAGAACACAATAGCATACACAAACCACACCGTAATGCCCGAAGCTCTGGAAAAATGGGAAGCTCCGTTACTCCAAAATATGTTGCCAAGGCATTATCAGATTATTGAGGAAATCAACGCAAGGTTTTTGAAAGATGTCAGTGAAAAATTCAATGGAGATTTGCAGAAAATAATTAATATGTCTGTTTTCGAAGAGGGGAACATAAAGAAAGTCAGAATGGCTAACCTTTGCTCAATTGCCTCATTCTCCATAAATGGTGTTTCAGAACTGCATACAGAAATACTTAAAAGAACTGTGCTAAAAGATTTCTACGAGATGTATCCGGAAAAATTCAACAACAAGACAAATGGTGTAACACAGAGAAGATGGTTGCTTGAATGTAATCCACCCCTAGCAAAACTCATAACCGAATCAATAGGCGATAAATGGATTGTGGACTTGTATGAACTTAGAAAGCTTGAAGCTTTTCTTGATGATTCTGAGTTCTTAGAAAAACTTGACCAAGCAAAGATGTGGAATAAAGAAAGACTTGCAAAATACGTGCAAGACAAACTCAGTGTTACATTGGACCCAGCCTCGCTTTTTGATATTCAAGTAAAAAGAATTCACGAATACAAAAGACAACTTTTGAACATACTGCATATAATACATCTTTACAACGAAATCAAAGAAGGGAAACACTTGAAAGTTCCGAGAACGTTTATCTTTGCAGGTAAAGCTGCACCAGGATACAGGATGGCGAAGTTGATAATCAAACTTATCAACAGCGTTGCAGACGTTGTGAACAATGACCCTGTTGTTAGCAAACAGTTAAAAGTGGTATTCATACCAAATTACAATGTTTCTGCCGCACAAATAATAATCCCAGCTGCTAATGTGAGCGAGCAGATATCAACAGCTGGCTTTGAAGCATCAGGAACCGGAAATATGAAATTCATGTTAAACGGCGCACTGACCGTAGGAACTCTTGATGGTGCTAATGTGGAGATGCTTGAAGAAGTTGGGGCGGAAAACATATTTATCTTTGGTCTGAAAGCGGAAGAGATAGAAGAAGCAAGAAGAAAAGGTATCTACAACCCGTTCGGTATATATCTGGAAAACGAAAAAATACGAAGAGTTCTTGATATGATTAGAAACGGTTACTTCAACAAAGACAATCCAGAACTTTTTGTAGATATATATGAAAACCTGCTTTACGGTAAGTTTGCACCTATGCCAGACCAATACTTTGTATTAGCAGACTTCGAAGCATACGAACAAACACACAAAAAGGTCGAAGAACTATTTTTAAACAAGGCAGAATGGAACAAAAAATCGCTACTCAACATAGCAAGAAGTGGGAAATTTTCAAGTGATAGGACTATCGAAGAATATGTAAGAGATATTTGGAAAACCAAAAAAGTGTAA
- a CDS encoding metal-dependent hydrolase yields MPNLTAHLRIGMISYPAFLLIYGLVSKFLNKSFSPTPIEIAISYAVFILGSDLPDLDSSNAPLRNFTKAISLAFSIYVFTAFIHQKLLTIQQLSVITKEGILALSVAISMVIGISLINLFLSLPIFSHRGFAHSVTFAAIYGLLVYLFTSPKSSLAVFFGISAFSGVMVHMIADYIKNPIKIFKLY; encoded by the coding sequence ATGCCAAACCTTACAGCTCATCTGAGAATAGGTATGATTTCATATCCTGCTTTTCTACTGATATATGGTCTGGTCTCAAAATTTCTCAACAAAAGCTTTTCCCCAACACCTATAGAAATTGCTATCAGCTATGCTGTATTTATTCTTGGAAGTGACTTGCCCGATTTGGATAGTTCTAATGCCCCTCTGAGAAACTTTACAAAAGCTATTTCACTTGCGTTTAGCATATACGTCTTCACAGCGTTTATACACCAAAAGTTGCTTACCATCCAACAGCTGAGTGTAATTACAAAAGAAGGTATATTAGCACTCTCAGTCGCTATATCAATGGTGATAGGTATCAGCCTCATCAATCTATTTCTGTCACTTCCCATATTTTCCCATAGAGGATTTGCACATTCAGTAACATTCGCCGCAATTTACGGTCTTTTGGTTTACTTATTTACATCTCCAAAGAGCAGTTTGGCTGTATTTTTCGGAATCAGTGCATTTTCTGGTGTTATGGTCCACATGATAGCTGATTATATCAAAAATCCTATCAAAATATTCAAATTGTATTAA
- a CDS encoding M48 family metallopeptidase produces MFQVLFGLSVVDKIIIRLMRLKSNDKTIEPEVKSTKDLLNELKTSLNIQSDVELMLIDSPSVNTLSVGRGEHTHTICITSGALKKLQPEELKAIFLHELYHIIHKDTDYLTTVSGTFGSPMLIYELSREKIAKLRKIWNEGKINRQKVANGIALYATIAAFSSIFIPLSFLSNIFVSVRKEFDADFFAAEILGKEVMIKLLSKAMENCHKFDTKFSFIRYHFFVDPNCADAQGKMNFISGTYPSIEERIKHLENKLI; encoded by the coding sequence TTGTTTCAGGTTTTGTTTGGTTTATCCGTTGTTGATAAGATAATTATCAGGCTGATGCGTCTCAAAAGCAATGACAAAACGATAGAACCAGAAGTAAAATCAACAAAAGATTTGCTTAATGAGTTAAAAACTTCTTTGAATATACAATCAGACGTAGAATTAATGCTTATAGACTCTCCTTCTGTTAATACACTCTCTGTTGGGCGTGGAGAGCATACACATACAATCTGCATCACAAGCGGCGCATTGAAAAAATTGCAACCCGAGGAGTTGAAAGCTATATTTCTTCATGAACTCTATCATATAATTCACAAAGATACGGATTACCTGACCACAGTAAGTGGAACATTTGGCAGTCCAATGCTAATTTACGAGCTGTCACGTGAAAAGATAGCAAAACTCCGAAAAATTTGGAATGAAGGTAAAATAAACAGGCAAAAGGTTGCAAACGGTATAGCGCTTTACGCTACAATAGCGGCTTTTTCAAGTATATTTATTCCCTTGAGTTTTCTTTCAAACATCTTTGTAAGTGTAAGGAAAGAATTCGATGCTGACTTTTTTGCAGCAGAAATTCTTGGGAAAGAGGTTATGATTAAACTACTTTCCAAGGCAATGGAAAATTGCCATAAGTTCGATACGAAATTTTCATTTATAAGATACCACTTCTTCGTCGATCCAAATTGTGCAGATGCGCAAGGTAAAATGAACTTCATATCGGGAACTTACCCTTCTATTGAAGAACGAATAAAACATTTAGAAAACAAACTAATTTAA
- a CDS encoding D-alanine--D-alanine ligase, with amino-acid sequence MKIAVLLGGISREREISIRSGKRIAQALKNFGYTVDEIDFTLSFMDNLNQLRKYDVIFNILHGTFGEDGHLQAILDSIGVPYTGSGMETSVIAFDKYICNLYVQDIASVPRFILLPKNEFIQNGIQRVKEIVGVPCVIKPRKEGSSIGTHICFSEKELVEALTLEFNNYGEMIVQEYINGTEITVSIIDIEGKPTVLPILELRPKKLFYDYEAKYTDGMTEFIIPAQIGEEMTKKVEDIALSIYKKLGCKHFARVDGIVSNGTFYFLEVNTLPGMTELSDLPMSAKAYGLTFEELVNTIAIEAYKNPPFEQWLTKK; translated from the coding sequence TTGAAAATAGCTGTTCTGCTTGGTGGAATATCAAGAGAGAGGGAAATCTCAATAAGAAGTGGAAAAAGAATAGCTCAAGCACTCAAAAACTTTGGATACACAGTAGATGAAATAGACTTTACTTTATCTTTTATGGATAACTTAAATCAACTTAGAAAGTACGATGTCATTTTCAATATATTGCATGGCACTTTCGGAGAGGATGGGCACTTGCAAGCAATTCTCGATTCAATCGGGGTACCTTACACAGGTTCGGGTATGGAGACAAGTGTTATCGCATTTGACAAATACATCTGCAATCTCTATGTCCAGGATATCGCTTCCGTCCCAAGATTTATCCTATTGCCAAAAAATGAGTTCATTCAAAATGGTATTCAAAGGGTGAAAGAAATAGTAGGGGTGCCTTGTGTAATAAAACCAAGAAAAGAAGGTTCAAGTATAGGAACACATATCTGCTTTTCGGAAAAAGAGCTCGTAGAAGCTTTAACTTTGGAATTCAATAATTATGGTGAGATGATTGTTCAAGAATACATAAATGGTACGGAAATAACTGTATCGATAATCGATATCGAAGGGAAACCCACGGTTCTGCCCATTCTAGAACTTCGTCCAAAAAAGCTTTTCTACGATTATGAAGCCAAATACACAGATGGAATGACGGAATTTATAATTCCAGCCCAAATCGGAGAGGAAATGACAAAAAAGGTTGAAGATATCGCTCTGAGCATATACAAAAAACTCGGCTGTAAACACTTCGCACGAGTTGATGGAATTGTAAGTAATGGAACTTTCTACTTCCTTGAGGTGAACACTTTACCCGGAATGACCGAACTGAGCGATTTACCTATGTCTGCCAAAGCCTACGGTCTCACTTTTGAAGAATTAGTGAATACGATAGCTATTGAGGCGTATAAAAATCCACCTTTTGAACAATGGTTGACCAAAAAATAG
- a CDS encoding LacI family DNA-binding transcriptional regulator: protein MAKTKRSFQRVTIKDVAEYAKVGVGTVSRVLNNSPHVDQHTRQRVLEAIKVLGYFPNPHARRLSTGSSQLITVITPEMKGDFYQILMSAIDEVLFKYGYSSLLYPLYNEKKYEALKRSSDILLSTDGLIVDAVNVDKVLSNIIKPQTPVVCIEQDSDDYDSIMVDNYYGGVIAGDYFADFDMDIFVVTHRKTHELESTVFDERLEGFQESLEKKGRSIDKVYYVPLDWESTFEVARRIFYRFKRCAIFTTTDYLAVPIIEVARTMGLKVGEDVRVCGFDDLPIAQILEITTVRQPIAEMGRLAAETLVKRISGKLKEKPKKYILKPELVIRST from the coding sequence ATGGCTAAGACAAAGAGAAGTTTCCAAAGAGTAACCATAAAAGATGTTGCAGAGTATGCAAAAGTTGGGGTTGGTACTGTCTCTAGAGTTCTTAACAACAGCCCTCATGTTGATCAACACACAAGGCAAAGGGTACTGGAAGCAATAAAAGTCCTTGGGTATTTTCCAAACCCACATGCAAGAAGATTATCAACTGGTTCAAGTCAGCTAATAACCGTTATAACCCCTGAGATGAAGGGCGACTTCTACCAAATATTGATGTCAGCCATTGATGAAGTTCTATTCAAATACGGTTATTCTTCACTGTTGTATCCTCTTTACAACGAGAAGAAGTACGAGGCGTTAAAGAGGTCTTCCGACATACTTCTTTCCACAGATGGGCTTATAGTCGATGCCGTAAATGTCGACAAAGTGTTAAGTAATATCATAAAACCACAAACCCCTGTTGTATGTATTGAACAAGACTCAGACGATTATGATTCAATAATGGTTGACAATTACTATGGAGGAGTTATTGCTGGAGACTACTTTGCAGATTTTGATATGGATATATTTGTAGTAACGCATAGAAAGACCCACGAACTTGAAAGCACTGTGTTTGATGAACGTCTCGAAGGATTTCAAGAATCGCTCGAAAAAAAAGGTAGAAGCATCGATAAAGTTTACTACGTTCCCCTGGACTGGGAAAGCACGTTTGAAGTCGCACGACGCATATTCTACAGGTTTAAACGCTGTGCTATATTCACAACAACCGATTACTTGGCAGTTCCAATAATAGAAGTTGCAAGGACTATGGGGCTGAAAGTTGGCGAGGATGTCCGAGTATGTGGTTTCGATGACCTCCCAATTGCCCAAATTCTGGAAATTACAACTGTGAGACAACCTATTGCGGAAATGGGGCGACTGGCAGCAGAAACGTTGGTAAAACGAATTTCCGGAAAACTCAAAGAAAAGCCGAAAAAATACATATTGAAACCAGAACTGGTAATTAGAAGTACATAG
- a CDS encoding competence/damage-inducible protein A — protein MRNAIIFSIGNELVEGLIIDTNSKYLSEKLKVLGYYVVRIETLPDKLDILVERFKAGLLEADLIITTGGLGPTEDDLTREAMAQALGCKLVIDEKIAQELVERALKYYGKAPESVKKQAMVIEGASVLDNPVGTAPGQMLQLNGKIVIILPGPPAEMIPIFESITQTIKTDDALYTRRIKTLGIPEAVLMNEYKDIIYSNPNITVATMASYERGVEVRLTGSTELKEEIDKVASELLNALGEHVYATDDDSIEDVVYKLLSENSLTISFAESCTGGMISSKFVDIPGVSKVYKGSVIAYSNEVKTSVLKVPESIINTYGAVSEECVKSMAENVRILLNSDFSIAVSGIAGPSGGTETKPVGTVCFAFSSDSFTRTITHHLRGNREMIRKRSTLLAFDIARRGILEWLRQREVSKE, from the coding sequence TTGAGAAACGCGATAATATTCTCAATAGGTAACGAACTTGTTGAGGGACTTATTATAGATACGAATTCGAAGTACCTAAGTGAAAAACTAAAAGTTTTGGGATATTATGTCGTCCGCATAGAAACTCTACCTGACAAACTTGATATACTCGTTGAAAGATTCAAAGCAGGTCTACTCGAGGCAGACTTGATTATAACCACTGGTGGACTAGGACCTACTGAAGACGATTTAACAAGAGAAGCGATGGCTCAGGCTCTTGGATGCAAACTTGTTATAGATGAAAAAATTGCGCAAGAATTAGTAGAAAGGGCTTTGAAATATTACGGCAAAGCTCCTGAAAGTGTGAAAAAACAAGCAATGGTTATTGAAGGTGCAAGTGTGTTGGATAACCCTGTTGGAACAGCACCTGGTCAAATGTTACAATTAAACGGAAAAATCGTAATCATTTTACCAGGTCCACCCGCTGAAATGATACCTATTTTTGAGAGCATTACTCAAACGATAAAAACTGATGATGCACTTTATACAAGAAGAATAAAGACGTTAGGAATTCCTGAAGCTGTGTTAATGAACGAATATAAAGACATCATCTATTCAAACCCAAATATTACGGTTGCTACGATGGCATCGTATGAAAGAGGTGTCGAGGTTAGACTAACCGGAAGTACAGAATTGAAAGAAGAGATAGACAAGGTTGCTTCTGAACTTTTAAATGCCTTGGGCGAACATGTATATGCAACCGATGACGATAGTATTGAAGACGTAGTTTACAAACTTTTGAGCGAGAATAGCCTGACTATCTCATTCGCCGAGTCTTGCACTGGTGGCATGATTTCTTCGAAATTCGTCGATATCCCCGGGGTTTCAAAAGTTTACAAAGGTTCTGTTATAGCTTATTCAAATGAAGTTAAGACCTCCGTATTAAAGGTTCCGGAATCTATAATAAACACATATGGAGCTGTAAGTGAGGAATGCGTAAAATCAATGGCAGAGAATGTCAGAATCCTTCTTAACAGCGATTTCTCCATTGCCGTTTCCGGAATAGCCGGTCCGAGCGGTGGGACCGAAACAAAGCCCGTTGGAACTGTTTGCTTTGCCTTTTCATCCGATTCATTTACCCGCACTATCACACACCATTTGAGGGGAAACAGGGAAATGATAAGAAAGAGAAGCACGCTTCTTGCATTTGATATCGCGAGGAGAGGGATATTAGAATGGCTAAGACAAAGAGAAGTTTCCAAAGAGTAA